The Paraburkholderia sp. ZP32-5 genome includes a window with the following:
- a CDS encoding polysaccharide deacetylase family protein: MARIVLKIDVDTLRGTREGVPNLARIFDRFKARATFLFSLGPDHTGWAMRRVLRPGFLKKVSRTSVVEHYGVKQLMYGVLLPGPDIGAKAAADMRAIHEAGFECGIHTWDHVYWQDNVRSKDRAWTVAQMQHSHARFIEVFGAPPVTHGAAGWQMNGHAFEQIDAWGMRYASDGRGHSPYLPVVDGKTLAHVQMPTTLPTLDEVLGVDGVDTHNVAAWMLKHTENNPHDQVFTLHAELEGQKLAPVFEQLLEGWRAQGHTFATMGDYYATLDRAALPSYPVTWGEIPGRSGELIVQP, from the coding sequence TTGGCTCGCATCGTCCTGAAGATCGACGTCGACACGCTGCGCGGTACTCGCGAAGGCGTGCCGAATCTCGCCCGCATCTTCGACCGCTTCAAGGCACGCGCCACGTTCCTGTTCAGTCTCGGGCCGGACCACACCGGCTGGGCGATGCGCCGCGTGCTGCGGCCGGGCTTTCTGAAGAAGGTGTCGCGCACGTCGGTGGTGGAGCATTACGGCGTGAAGCAGCTGATGTACGGCGTGCTGCTGCCCGGACCGGACATCGGCGCGAAGGCCGCCGCCGACATGCGCGCCATCCACGAAGCCGGCTTCGAGTGCGGCATCCATACGTGGGACCACGTGTACTGGCAGGACAACGTTCGCTCGAAAGATCGCGCGTGGACCGTTGCGCAGATGCAGCACAGCCACGCGCGTTTCATCGAGGTATTCGGTGCGCCACCGGTCACGCACGGCGCGGCGGGCTGGCAGATGAACGGCCACGCATTCGAGCAGATCGACGCATGGGGAATGCGCTACGCGTCCGACGGTCGCGGCCACTCGCCGTATCTGCCGGTGGTCGACGGTAAAACGCTGGCCCACGTGCAAATGCCGACCACGCTGCCCACCCTCGACGAAGTGCTTGGCGTCGACGGCGTCGATACGCACAACGTCGCCGCGTGGATGCTCAAACACACCGAAAACAATCCGCACGATCAGGTGTTCACGCTGCACGCGGAACTCGAAGGACAAAAGCTCGCGCCGGTGTTCGAACAACTGCTGGAAGGCTGGCGTGCTCAAGGGCACACGTTTGCGACGATGGGCGATTACTACGCCACGCTAGACCGCGCGGCGCTGCCATCGTACCCTGTTACGTGGGGCGAAATTCCAGGGCGCTCCGGCGAGCTGATCGTCCAGCCCTGA
- a CDS encoding bifunctional UDP-4-keto-pentose/UDP-xylose synthase: protein MKKVLILGVNGFIGHHLSKRILETTDWEVFGMDMQTERLGDLINHERMHFFEGDITINKEWVEYHIRKCDVILPLVAIATPATYVKQPLRVFELDFEANLPIVRSAVKYGKHLVFPSTSEVYGMCTDEQFDPEESLLSYGPINKPRWIYACSKQLMDRVIWGYGMEGLNFTLFRPFNWIGPGLDSIYTPKEGSSRVVTQFLGHIVRGENISLVDGGAQKRAFTDIDDGISALMKIIENKDGIATGKIYNIGNPTNNFSVRELAHKMLALAGEFPEYAEMAKQVQLVETSSGAYYGNGYQDVQNRVPKIDNTMQDLKWAPKSTFDEALRKIFEAYRGHVAEARALVEQQ from the coding sequence ATGAAAAAAGTCCTGATTCTGGGCGTGAACGGCTTCATCGGCCATCACCTGTCCAAGCGCATTCTCGAAACGACCGACTGGGAAGTATTCGGGATGGACATGCAGACCGAGCGTCTGGGCGACCTCATCAATCATGAGCGGATGCACTTCTTCGAAGGCGACATCACGATCAACAAGGAATGGGTCGAATATCACATCAGAAAGTGCGATGTGATCCTGCCGCTGGTTGCAATCGCGACGCCCGCCACCTATGTGAAGCAGCCGCTGCGCGTGTTCGAACTCGACTTCGAGGCGAACCTGCCGATCGTGCGTTCGGCCGTCAAATACGGCAAGCACCTCGTGTTTCCGTCGACCTCCGAGGTCTACGGCATGTGCACCGACGAGCAGTTCGATCCGGAAGAGTCGCTGCTGTCGTACGGCCCGATCAACAAGCCGCGCTGGATCTACGCGTGCTCGAAGCAGCTGATGGACCGCGTGATCTGGGGCTACGGCATGGAAGGCCTGAACTTCACGCTGTTCCGCCCGTTCAACTGGATCGGCCCCGGTCTCGACTCGATCTACACGCCGAAGGAAGGCAGCTCGCGCGTGGTCACGCAGTTCCTCGGTCATATCGTGCGCGGCGAGAACATCAGCCTCGTCGACGGCGGCGCGCAGAAACGCGCGTTCACCGATATCGACGACGGCATCAGCGCGCTGATGAAGATCATCGAGAACAAGGACGGCATCGCCACCGGCAAGATCTATAACATCGGCAACCCGACCAACAACTTCTCGGTGCGCGAACTCGCGCACAAGATGCTCGCGCTGGCCGGCGAATTCCCGGAATACGCCGAAATGGCCAAGCAGGTGCAACTGGTCGAAACCTCGTCGGGCGCGTACTACGGCAACGGCTACCAGGACGTGCAGAACCGCGTGCCGAAGATCGACAACACGATGCAGGATCTGAAGTGGGCGCCGAAATCCACGTTCGACGAAGCGCTGCGCAAGATCTTCGAAGCGTACCGCGGCCACGTCGCGGAAGCCCGCGCACTCGTCGAACAGCAATAA
- a CDS encoding peroxiredoxin: MSIAVDQPVPDFTAPATGGEITLSKLRGKKVVLYFYPKDNTPGCTTEGLQFRDLYPKFKKAGAEVIGVSRDSLRSHDNFKAKLELPFPLISDPEETLCSLFSVIKMKKMYGKEVRGIERSTFLIDAGGVLRQEWRGVKVPGHVDDILEAVQAL, from the coding sequence GTGTCCATCGCAGTCGACCAACCCGTCCCCGACTTCACCGCCCCCGCGACCGGCGGCGAGATCACGCTGTCGAAGCTGCGGGGCAAGAAGGTGGTGCTGTATTTCTATCCGAAGGACAACACGCCGGGCTGCACGACCGAAGGTCTGCAATTCCGCGACCTGTATCCGAAGTTCAAAAAGGCGGGCGCGGAAGTGATCGGCGTATCGCGCGACAGCCTGCGCTCGCATGACAATTTCAAGGCCAAGCTCGAACTGCCCTTCCCGCTGATTTCAGATCCGGAAGAAACGCTGTGCTCGCTCTTTAGCGTCATCAAAATGAAGAAAATGTATGGCAAAGAAGTAAGGGGAATCGAACGCTCCACGTTCCTGATCGATGCCGGCGGCGTGCTGCGCCAGGAGTGGCGCGGCGTCAAGGTGCCGGGTCACGTCGACGACATCCTGGAGGCTGTACAAGCGCTTTGA